One region of Zingiber officinale cultivar Zhangliang chromosome 7B, Zo_v1.1, whole genome shotgun sequence genomic DNA includes:
- the LOC122005343 gene encoding uncharacterized protein LOC122005343, with protein MVLGLRSKQKKGTSFLVDCIIHIHEIKPWPPSQSLKSLRSVVLHWENGDRHSGSTSIVTPNLGSGAAEGKIEFNESFKLQVTLLKEGSGKGNDKGAFQKNALEFNLYEPRRDKSKGQHLGCAIIDLAEYNIAKETVTAGIPVTSKRSFRNTMPPMLYVKIQPIDDANMGSTSGESLSKEVSIDKDVKESVSDLMNEEYADEAEIASFTDDDVSSLSSLDHSSSAQEVKADTLLHGNPEENKNVPEIVKSNGVASDSESKLCLPSLPAKLELELTETSHLKDAVHDQNETLVKSQSLGSLSNTECLENIDETYTKSETNLLLSMKPDNISTVACSSSTHKIPEEEISSSSTKDATVGNSMIQEVEKKSIGCNNRENIAEEYVHAEDNSLITKKVESSNFAPQTKESNISESEKNIKQTGKSQESRKVSEEDLDEHDKDNISKEKQMGSVNGTKIHGDHLPVSQTMNEALENPIYTTARIEHIADIQQGEIKQSTGTLSTDSASSSCRSLGERHSSSFNTERLRTMKLSVRSPPRSMGSIAYGANDQDKEYVKEVDIQEDVSNNGTNSGTDDGRDDNESTSSGSSKVNQFPRRNGRSFYNDKVHELELRVKLLEAELREAAAIEIALYSTMAEHGSSSHKVHTPARRLSRMYNHASRQWPIERITSAARSIASGLALVAKACGNDVPRLTFWLSNTIVLRAIVTETVKFPDTKQSATTRLRYNGSVKLPKSKPSPLKWESISRNNEQFSLSGDWNDPATFISALEKIESWIFSRTIEYVWWQIFTPCMQSSHVGGGQLLGSYSSKSFGKMPSMGDPQANVSLKIWKKAFKDASKQLCPLRSEGLECGCLPMLSRMVMEQCVARLDVAMFNAILRESDDNIPTDPMSDPISDSKVLPIPTGGLSFGSGAQLKNAVGNWSRLLTDLFGMDVDESHADGNSQVDRITVTKSFKTFHLLNALSDLLMLPKDMLLEKSIRIEACAIFSPNVIYHILDRFLPDEFCPDPVPNAVLQALESEEYADSSQEEIKNILCNASPVIYSPPSIIFIKSFIGELRATSLTRTGSSVARKCHTSDDELEELDSPLSSITDKSFSPRFDNKANDNLSSIRYQLLREVWRMDD; from the exons ATAAAACCATGGCCACCATCCCAGTCCCTGAAATCCCTGCGCTCTGTGGTCCTGCATTGGGAGAATGGGGACCGCCATTCTGGGTCCACTAGCATTGTCACCCCTAACCTTGGATCAGGTGCTGCAGAAGGGAAGATAGAATTTAATGAATCCTTCAAGCTTCAAGTCACATTGTTAAAAGAAGGTTCAGGCAAAGGTAATGATAAAGGTGCATTTCAGAAGAATGCGCTTGAGTTCAACTTGTACGAACCCAGGAGGGATAAGTCTAAAGGGCAGCATTTGGGCTGTGCAATAATCGACTTGGCAGAGTACAACATAGCTAAAGAAACTGTGACCGCTGGCATCCCAGTAACCAGCAAGAGAAGCTTCAGGAACACAATGCCGCCAATGCTGTATGTTAAGATCCAACCCATAGACGATGCAAACATGGGTTCTACATCAGGAGAGAGTCTCTCAAAGGAGGTATCAATAGATAAGGATGTGAAGGAATCAGTGTCAGACTTGATGAATGAGGAGTACGCCGATGAAGCTGAAATTGCATCCTTCACTGATGATGACGTCTCTTCGCTTTCATCTCTTGACCACTCTTCATCTGCTCAAGAGGTCAAAGCAGATACCTTGCTTCATGGTAACCCAGAAGAGAACAAG AATGTGCCCGAGATAGTGAAATCAAATGGAGTGGCGAGTGATTCTGAATCCAAATTATGTTTGCCATCTTTGCCTGCAAAATTGGAGTTGGAGTTAACAGAAACATCCCATCTAAAGGATGCTGTCCATGATCAAAATGAAACTTTGGTCAAGTCTCAATCACTAGGATCTTTAAGCAATACTGAGTGCCTAGAAAATATCGATGAGACCTATACTAAGTCAGAAACTAATTTGTTGCTCAGCATGAAACCAGATAACATAAGCACTGTAGCATGTTCATCTTCAACTCATAAAATTCCAGAGGAAGAAATTAGTTCTAGCAGCACAAAAGATGCTACAGTTGGGAATTCTATGATTCAGGAAGTTGAAAAAAAATCAATAGGCTGCAATAACAGAGAAAATATTGCAGAAGAATATGTACATGCAGAAGATAATAGTCTAATCACGAAAAAAGTTGAATCTTCTAATTTTGCACCTCAGACAAAAGAGTCTAACATATCTGAATCAGAGAAAAATATAAAGCAGACTGGGAAATCACAGGAAAGTAGAAAGGTTTCAGAGGAAGACTTGGATGAGCATGATAAGGATAACATTTCCAAAGAGAAGCAAATGGGATCAGTAAACGGAACCAAAATTCATGGTGATCATCTTCCTGTTAGTCAAACTATGAATGAGGCCCTTGAAAATCCTATTTATACAACTGCACGCATAGAACATATCGCTGACATTCAGCAAGGAGAAATTAAGCAAAGTACTGGGACTTTGTCGACTGATTCAGCCTCTTCTAGCTGTAGATCTCTTGGTGAGAGGCATAGTAGTTCGTTTAATACTGAAAGGTTGAGGACTATGAAGCTTTCCGTAAGATCACCCCCACGCTCGATGGGAAGCATAGCATATGGTGCTAATGACCAGGATAAAGAATATGTTAAAGAAGTTGATATCCAAGAAGATGTGTCTAATAATGGCACAAATTCTGGCACTGATGATGGAAGGGATGACAATGAAAGTACAAGCTCAGGTTCAAGTAAAGTGAACCAATTTCCTagaagaaatgggagaagctTTTACAATGACAAAGTCCATGAGTTGGAGCTCAGAGTTAAGTTACTTGAAGCAGAGCTGAGAGAAGCTGCTGCCATAGAGATAGCCCTTTATTCTACCATGGCTGAACATGGGAGTTCGTCACATAAAGTTCACACTCCTGCTAGAAGGCTTTCAAGGATGTATAATCATGCTTCAAGACAATGGCCAATTGAAAGGATCACAAGTGCTGCTAGGAGTATTGCATCAGGACTAGCCTTGGTTGCAAAAGCATGTGGAAATGATGTGCCAAG GTTGACTTTTTGGTTATCAAACACAATTGTTCTAAGAGCCATAGTGACAGAAACAGTCAAGTTCCCAGACACTAAGCAGTCTGCTACTACCCGCCTCAGATATAATGGATCTGTGAAGTTACCTAAGAGCAAACCTTCACCTTTGAAATGGGAATCTATTTCTCGTAACAATGAGCAATTTTCTTTGTCTGGAGACTGGAATGACCCAGCTACCTTCATTTCAGCACTGGAAAAGATTGAAAGCTGGATATTCTCCCGAACAATTGAATATGTATGGTGGCAG ATTTTCACTCCCTGTATGCAGTCTAGCCATGTAGGTGGTGGACAGTTGTTAGGATCATACTCGAGCAAAAGCTTTGGTAAGATGCCAAGCATGGGTGATCCACAAGCAAATGTGTCCTTAAAAATTTGGAAGAAAGCTTTCAAGGACGCTTCTAAACAACTTTGCCCTCTTAGGAGTGAAGGGCTTGAGTGTGGATGCTTGCCTATGTTATCTAGAATG GTCATGGAACAATGTGTGGCAAGACTTGATGTGGCTATGTTCAATGCTATTTTACGTGAATCAGATGACAACATCCCTACAGATCCAATGTCAGATCCCATCAGTGATTCCAAGGTTCTGCCTATCCCTACTGGTGGATTAAGCTTTGGTTCTGGAGCTCAACTTAAAAATGCC GTTGGGAATTGGTCTAGATTACTGACTGACCTGTTTGGTATGGATGTGGATGAATCTCATGCTGATGGCAACAGTCAAGTCGACAGGATAACAGttacaaaatcatttaaaaccTTCCATTTACTGAATGCACTTAGTGATCTTCTAATGCTTCCAAAGGATATGCTTTTAGAAAAGTCAATCAGAATAGAG GCATGTGCAATATTTAGTCCAAATGTGATCTACCATATTCTTGATAGATTCCTACCAGATGAATTTTGTCCAGATCCAGTTCCTAATGCCGTCCTTCAAGCACTGGAATCTGAG GAATATGCTGACAGTAGCCAGGAGGAGATAAAAAATATTCTTTGTAACGCATCTCCTGTAATCTATTCTCCGCCATCAATTATCTTCATCAAGAGCTTCATTGGAGAGCTACGAGCCACCTCACTTACAAGGACTGGGTCATCTGTCGCCCGAAAATGTCACACAAGTGATGATGAGCTAGAGGAACTGGATTCACCGCTATCTTCCATCACGGACAAGTCCTTCAGTCCAAGATTTGATAACAAAGCAAATGACAACTTAAGTTCTATCAGATACCAGTTGCTCCGTGAGGTTTGGAGAATGGATGATTAG